Part of the Verrucomicrobiia bacterium genome, TATTTCTTTCCGTTTACTTCCTCCAATGCCGCGCCCGCTGCCGATCCTGATCACGACGGTTTCAATAACGCCGCCGAATATGTCGCGGGCACGAATCCAACCGACGCCGCATCCTTTTTGAAACTCGACGGCGTCACCCATGCGGCGAATGGCAACACCGTTACTTGGCAAAGCGTCGCCAGTCATCGTTATCAACTGGTTTTCAGTACGAACCTCGTTACCGGCACGTGGCAGAATGTGGGTGGTGTGGTCACGGCGAACGGCACGACCGCGTCTGAACTGGATACGTCCACTAATCCGCTCCGGTTCTATCGCATCGAAGCGCTTCCGTAGGTAGGCGTTGCGAGCGGTCTCACTTGCCCTTCTTTTGCCGATGATTGAAAGCCACCGCGTCGGCGTATTTCACTCCGGTGCCGCCAAAAATATCCAGTGCCGAACCGATGGTCAGGTCAATCTTTCCCCGGCCCGCTTTCGTCACGGTTTCCAAATCCGCCAACGAATTGGCCCCGCCCGCGTAAGTTGTGGGCAGCGGTGACCATTCGCCCAGCTTTGCGACTAGTTCCGCGTCTATGCCACGGCAAAGACCCTCAACATCCACTGCGTGAATCAAAAACTCCACGCAATACGCCGACAGTTTTTCCAGGGTCTCTTTGCTGACCGGCAAATCGGTGAACTTCTGCCACCGATCCGTCACCACGAAATAATCGCCGCCGCGTTTGCGACAACTCAGATCCAGCACCAGCCGTTCTTTGCCAATCGCCTGCACCAGCGACGTCAGCCGTTCCCAATCCACCTTGCCACCCTGAAAAACCCACGACGTCACGATCACTTGCGATGCGCCGTCACTTAAATATTGCGGCGCATTGCTCAAATTGATTCCACCGCCGATCTGCAATCCTCCCGGGTACGCCCGCAACGCCGCCCTACCCGCTTCCTCATTTCCGGTTCCCAGCATGATCACGTGGCCACCGGTCAAGCCATCGCGGCGATACAACTCCGCATAATATTCACTCGACCGTTCAGAAACAAAGTTCGTCCGCAACTCGCTCGCGGCCCCCAGCGTGCCGCCGACGATTTGCTTCACCTTGCCCTCATGCAGATCAATACACGGACGAAACATCGGCACAGCTTAATCCCGTCTGGCTCGCCCGTCGAGTCTCCAGCCTCTAACCATGCTCCACGACCGCCGAATCGCCACTCCCCACGGATCGCGAGTCCATGACTCGCAGCAATACCCAATTAAGATTGCCGCCTCAGGCTGATTCGACAATGGCTTGACCTTATGGGCGTTGCTGCGGGACACAGACCCGCGGTCCGTTGGGATGAAAAACATTCATTGAAATTTTTTTCGTGATTTTGCGCCGGACAAATCTTATGTTGCGGGCATGATCATTTGGCTGCTCGCTTTGGTGTTGTTTGTTTGTCTTGGATATATGGGATGGTGCTTCGGCGCGATACGCGTCGCGGGTTCAGTAATCGGGGTCATCCTCGGTGCGCTGCTCGCGTTTCCCCTCGGGCACATATTCGCCCCCATCATCACCGCGACGGGCGAAAAGAATCCTGTCGTCGTTTGGCTCGTCGGGCCGTTTCTTGCGTTCCTGCTCGTAGTCATCATTTTCAAGATCGTGGGCTTCGCCGTGCATCAGAAGGTGGACGTCCATTACAAATACAAGGAAGGTGATCTGCGGCAGGGTCTTTGGCTGCGGCTCAATCAACGCCTCGGTGTTTGCCTGGGCGTGGTGAATGCCGCCGCGTATTTCATCCTGATTTCCTGGGTCATCTACGCCTTCAGCTATTGGACGGTCCAGGTGGTTTCCGGCGGCGAAGCCGCATGGTATGTGAAGCTGCTTAACGACGCTGGAAAAAATCTGCAAAGTTCGGGCATGGCAAAAGTTTCGGCGGCGATTGATCCATTGCCGGTGGATTATTATCGCGCGGCGGACATCGTCGGTCTGATCTATCACAATGACCTGCTCGAAAGCCGCTTGACCCATTACCCCGCGTTTCTTGCGCTGGGCGAACGCGGTGAATTTCAAGACATCGGCAACGACAAGGATTTCACGGAGCTTCGCCAGCGCCAGCCGCCATTCATGGACATCCTGAATAATTCCAAAGCGCAAAATATTCTGAACAATCCCGATGAACTCAAGGAAATCTGGGGCATTGCCAAGCCGGACTTGGTTGACCTTAATGCTTATCTCAAAACCGGCCAATCAGCCACCTACGATTCGGAAAAAATCCTTGGCCGTTGGGATTTCAATCCGAATGCCGCGCTCAACGTGATCAAGCGCACGAAAACGGACATCACGCCCCAGGATTTGCTGCGCACGAAGCAATATATCTCGCTGAGCTTTTCCAAGACCACGCTCGTCGCAACGCCCGCGCCCAACCGGGTCGCGTTTCTCAAAGACTTCGGCAAGATTCACCCGGCCACCAAGCCGAATACCGCGCCGACGATTGACATCCAAAGTTTCCACGGCACTTGGACCGGCAGCGATGGCAAATATCAATTCAGCTTTCCTGACAAAGAGCAAGGCGGAACTCTGGATGCCGTCGTGGAAGGTGATCGCTTGACGATCACTGGTGATGTTTATCCGCTGGTGTTTGATCGCGAATAAGTTCGCGCTCCAATGTGATCGGCAGACCGCAGCGCCGTCTACTGTACAAATAGGACGCCGACAGATTAAGGCGAGTAACTTACCTGCTGGACGCTCAGTTTATCCAAACCACCAAACAGGGCGCTCGGCGAGTTGGTATTGAAAATGGGATTGATGCTCGGCGTCGTTGAACTGGCCGCAACCGTCCGCGCCGCCCAATCCGGCGGGCTCACTGAAGCCATGCTGACCGGCGACAAGGCATCGAAAGAATAATCCGCCGACGGTTGGTATTGGGAATAAGCGATTGCAGAAATCAGCAGTCCACAAATGGACATGCCGAAAAGCCCCGCGGCCACAGGATTTGTTTCCAGGAGATTAAATACCCGGCGGAGCCACGAAGACTGTCTCACAAAAGCGGCCTCGCTTCCCGTCGCTTCAATGCGATCGACGACACGGCCAGAGAAACCGTTAAAATAGCCGGGTGGCGGCTGCTCATAACGCTTCAGCTTCAGCAACTGTTTCAGCTTTCCAAAATCCTGCTGGTCTTCGCTCATATTACGTCAAGTATTCGGATAAATAAGCCTGCAACTGCTGGCGCGCGTAAAACAACCGCGAACGCACCGTTCCAATATTGCAGTCCATGATCGTCGCGATTTCTTCATGCGACAAGCCCTGGACATCGTGCAAGGTCACCACGAGTCTATGGTGTTCTGACAGCTTCTGCATGGCGGCGTTCAATTTTTCTTGCAACTCCGCCAGATTCAGGTCGCGCCGGGGGGTCTTATCAGAAATCAATGCCACCAAATCCGGGTCGTGCTCGGCATTAAAATCCAGATCGTTGAGGCTTACTTGTACCCGGTTCTTCCTCTGCTTCAAGAAATTAATCGTCTTGTTCACCGCGATCCGATAAACCCACGTGTAGAAACTCGACCCGCCCTTGAACGAATTGAGCGCCTGATAAGCCTTGATAAACGCATCCTGCGCCAAATCATTGGCATCCTCATGATTGGATGTCATGTGATAGACCGTGGCGTAAATGCGTTCCTGATAACGGCGCACGAGGGTGTCATACGCGGACATGTCTCCGCTTCGCGCGCGTCCGACAAGCTCCATCTCCTCCGCTTTGCTGTGTTGGGCTGCGTTTTCGGCGGGTTCGTTAGAACCCGGCGACGCCTTCCCGGAAACCGGATCGGTCATAATTACTAAACCGGCGTCAAACTCCTAGTCGGTCCGTCAGGCGGCCAAGGTATTCGGTGAGACCGATCAAACCCGCCTGATTCGCTTCCGGCAAACCTTTGATGTTTTGCCGCGCCTGCCCGAGATATTGATGAATGGTCGTCAGCGATTCCGCCAGCGTCCCATATTTACCGAGCAATTCCAAAACCATCGCCAACTCCCCAGGCTTCCAATTCTGGATCAAGTCCTCCATCCGCACCTTGTCCGGCGCCGTGGCTCGCTGCCAGAAACAAAGAATCGGCAAAGTCAATTTCCCCTTCGCCAAATCTGTTCCCAAAGATTTCCCGGCATCCGCCTCGGAACCAAACAAATCGAGGCAATCGTCGTACACCTGATACGCCGTTCCCAACGCCACGCCGAAATCCCGCAAGGCCGTCCGTTGCGCACTCGGCGCACCACTGAGACACGCGCCTAAATCACACGACAGCGCAAACAACTCCGCCGTCTTCATCTCCAAAATCTTGAAATATTCCGCGCGCGAAAATTGGAAATTGCGCCGCTGCTGCGTCTGCAAAATTTCACCCGAACAAACCGTGTTCGTCGCCATCGCTACCGCGCGGCAAATCTCCGGCGTCGGAAAACTCGCCGCCAGTTTCAACGCCTGCGCAAACAGGCAATCGCCAAACAACACCGCGACTTCATTTCCCCAATTCGCGCTGAACGTCAACCGACCACGCCGAATCTCCGCCTCATCCATCACGTCGTCATGCACCAGCGTCGCCAGATGCACCATCTCGATGATCACCGCCACGGTGATATGCGAATCATTAAGCTGGCCGGTCGCCTGCGCGCTCATCGCGACCAGCGTTGGCCGTAATTGCTTGCCCTGCCCCATCAGCGTATATTCCGCATACGGCGCGATGGCAGGATCAAATTCACGGACCTGCTTTCCCAGCCGGCCCGCGACAGCCTCCAAAAAAGGCTCAACCGGACCCGCTATATCTTTCCACGCAACCAGCGTTTCCTTATTCGGGGAATTATTGACAGGAACAGCAACCGTTCTAGTTTCGGCAGCAAACATGCTCAGCCAATCTACGGTTGCGCCCATTGCAAGTCAATGCGTTATCCTGAAAGCGCCCATTCGCGCAACATTCAAACCCAATCCCCCGCAGTCCCTTCGCAAAAAAATTCTCCTGCCAGACGAGCTTAAGCGAGCCAACGCGAACTTATCCGGACCAAAGTGAACCATTTTGCGATCTTTCCCGAACCAACCCGTCTCACCCACCCCATCCGACGCAAAAATTTAAGCGCACTTATCCGCACTTTCGCGCTCTGACCCGCTCGAAATCCCCACACATTCATACCGGGACTGGAGCAATGCCTCGATCTGAGAAAACCAAATCAAAAATTCAAACGCTTGACAAAAGTCTCCGTGCGCATGGCCAATCCCAACCAAATTTCAAAGAACTGTCTCCACTTAACCATATTCCCCGGACCTTTACAAACCTTCCATAGGTATCATCTTCATCAACCCAAAGTCCCACACGGATAGTAAATCGTCGTGAAAGGCCATGCCGCCCAAAGCCCCGCCAGGACAACTAATATCCTGGCGTATGGTAGGGCTGCGCTGCCGCGCAGCCGTCCGAAGTCCCGCAGGGACGGCAGATCTTAGCCCAGCAATTTATTGCTGGGTTTGTATTCGTTCCAAAACAAGTCCCGCAGGGACGAAAGAAATTCTCGCGCGGAACTAACCTTTAAACACTCGTCCAATCGCTTCTTATTAACCCCGGCTGCCGCAAGAATTACATCCCACTCAAATCCGCTATTCCAAGCGCAGCGAGGCAAGCCTGTACGTCAACATCAAAATCAAACAAGTTCCTTTCTATCTCATACCTCGCGCACCCGGGAAAAACTTTCTCAACCTTGCACCCACAAAAAAAGCTCCCGTCCGAAAACGGGAGCTTTTGCCACGCATTATTCAACGCGCAAATCCCACCTCAACCGTGGTGCGTGTAACCTTCCTCGCCATGCTCGGCCAAGTCCAACCCCGCCGATTCGATTTCCTGCGTTACCCGCAACCCGGTCACCGCTTTCACTACGTATGCGATCACCACCGTGCCCACCACCGCCATCGTAAGCGTGATGCCCATCGCCTTTAATTGCTCGATCCACAACGTATGATTCGCGACCAGTTGCGCGAGGCCGTTCTTCGTCGCCGCATTGGCCGAAGCCGCGTCAGTCGCCAACGCAAGATTTGCATTCACTTTCGAAGTCGCGAGAAAGCCGGTGAGCAATGCGCCCATCGTCCCGCCGATCGCATGCACGCCAAACGTATCCAGCGCGTCGTCGTAACCCATCATCGCCTTCAATTTCCACACCGCGAAAAACGGCACGATACCCGCCGCGAAACCGATGATCACCGCGCCCGTCACATCCACGAACCCGCACGCCGGCGTGATCACCACCAGCCCCGCCACCGCGCCCGAACAAAAGCCCAGCACGCTCGGCTTGCCGCGGAACACATATTCCGCCATCGCCCATACAAATGATCCCACTGCCGTCGCAATCGTCGTCGTCGTGAACGCATTGGCCGCGATGACATCCGCCGCCACCGCGCTGCCCGCGTTGAAGCCGTACCAGCCCACCCACAACATCCCCGTGCCCACCATGCACAACACCACGCTATGCGGCGGCATCGGCTCGCGCCCGAAACCAAGACGCTTGCCGAGAATCAAACACAACACCAGCGCCGACCATCCCGACGACATGTGCACCACCGTGCCGCCCGCGAAATCAATCGCCTTGATCTTTGCGTCCGGGTTGCCCACGCCATTCATCAAGCCATCCACGCCCCACACCATGTGCGCCAGCGGAAAATAAACCACGAACATCCACAACGTGACGAACAGCAGGATTGCCGAAAATTTCATGCGCTCCGCAATCGAACCGATGATGAGCGCCGGCGTGATGATCGCGAACATCAGTTGATACATGCAATAGATGTTGTGCGAAACCCATTGGCTGTAATCGCCATTCGGATTTCCATCCACATCATTGAGAAACTTCCAATCCAACGTGCCCCAAAAACCGTGTCCGCCCGCGCCGCCACTGTGGAAGGCAATGCTATATCCACACAACCACCACAGAATGCTCACCAACCCCGCGATGCCGAAGCATTGGGCCAGCACCGACAGCACATTTTTTTGCCGCACCAGTCCGCCGTAAAAAAGCGCCAGCCCCGGCAATGTCATAAACAAAACCAGCGCCGTGCAAACCATCTGAAAACCATTATGTCCCGGTCCCGGCCCGGGAATGTTCGTCGCCGTATTCGTGTCCGAGTTGCGCGCGCTGTTGTTCACATACGCTTCGAGATCTTCGAGCCGCTGATCCACGGTGCGCGCCGGACGCTGCACCCCGCCGGCAAAAACACCCACCGGCAACAACACCGCCAGCAAACAAATCGAGAGAATAAATTTTTTCATTGTCTATAAATAATGTTGGGGATTAAACCGCCTGCTCTCCTTTTTCTTCGGTGCGGATGCGGATGGCATCTTCAATCGGCGAAACAAACACTTTGCCATCGCCGATCTTGCCGGTCTTGGCCGTCTTGACGATCGCGTTTAACGCGGCCTCAACCGTGCCGTCGGCGACCACGATTTCCAGTTTGATCTTCGGCAAAAAATCCACCGTATATTCGCTGCCGCGATAAATTTCCGTGTGCCCCTTTTGCCGGCCGAATCCCTTGACCTCGGCGACCGTCATGCCTTGGATTCCGATTTCACCCAGGGCATCTTTTACTTCTTCCAGTTTAAATGGTTTGATGATGGCTTCGATTTTTTTCATTTTTTTTGATGACAATAAATCCCACTCGCCTCCAGTTCATCGCGCGAGAAAAAAGGCGACACCTTCTCCCTCACGCTCTCAAACCCTGAGCCAAATGGGTATTCTTGGCCACCTCCAAGCAATGAAAATGCCATGGACCAACCCTAAAAACAAAACCTCCCTAAATGATTCACTATAAATCATATACGTCGTTTAAAAATCACCGTTAGACAAAATAAAAAAGAGCCATGCTGCGCTTTTCTGCGCACAATGCTCTTTTTTAACCAACTGGATTTTTAAACGGTCTGACTATCTCTCACATAAAAATTTCTTTCGTTTCGTCTTTCCATTTCGGCAAAATTAATTTCCAACCCGCGCTCAAACCGCTTTGTCACCACGCTCTTCCGTGCGGATGCGCACGGCCTCCTCGATCGGCGAAACAAACACTTTCCCGTCGCCAATTTTCCCGGTCTTCGCCGCCTTCACGATCGCCTCCACCGCCGCGTCCGCCAGGCTGTCCGCGATCACGATCTCAAATTTGATCTTCGGCAAAAAATCCACCGTGTATTCGCTGCCGCGATAAATTTCCGTGTGGCCTTTTTGACGTCCGAATCCTTTTACCTCCACCACCGTCATGCCCTCGATGCCCACTTCCGCCAGGGCATCTTTGACTTCCTCCAATTTGAACGGTTTGATGATCGCTTCGATTTTTTTCATGGTTGATTTTTAATTCGTTGGAAGCAACCAGGCCGGCGAACCGTTTCCCGGCTGCTTCATAAATTCTTCGAGCGAGACCTTCGCGGAAATTTTTTTCAACCCGTCGCGCCGCGATGCCTGGCAAAATGTTTCGCGCAAAAATATTTCCCGCGGAATATGACAACCAATGACGAAACTTCTATCAGAGCAGGTTGTCAATCGCATCTAACCCTCCAAAGCACCTGCAATGCCACGAACAAACAATGCGTTTAAACAGAGATGCAACCACCTAATTGTTAAACGCTTACAACCAACCAAAAGTTTTGTTATTTTTTAAAACCACGGGAGTGTAAAAAAGAATTGGCCATGCTGTAGGATTTTGACCAGCGCGAATGAAGACTTTTCACAAAAAATTCAGACAAGGATTTTTGCGAACAACCTCCAAGTTCCGCAGGGAACAATAGATCGTCGTGGTAGGGCTGCGCTGCCGCGCAGCCGTCCCAAGTCCCGCAGGGACGGCAGAACTTAGCCCAGCAATTTATTGCTGGGTTGAATTCCTTTTCAAATCCAAGTCCGCAAGGGACGAAAGAAATTCCCAGATGGAACCACCTCCCACACTCATCCATCGCTTCTCATTTAACTCCCGGCTTCAGCCGGGGAAATGCAACTCCTCAAAAAATCTGTTCCGAACAAAGCGAGGCAGGCCCGTTCCTTGAAACAAAAATCTAACGAACAAAAGCTTTCATCCAATACCGATCACCCGTGAATCACCAACTGAATATTCTCCGGCAAACTCTTCGCCACTTCCGTCACCACATTTCCCTTGAGCAAACTCGCCAGCGTTTGCCTTTGCGACGCTCCCAGAATCAGCAAGTCAATGCCCAGCGTCGCCGACAAATCCAGGATGGACATCGCCGCATTCTCACTCACCGAATACAACGGAACAATCTGCACGCCCGCATCGCGCGCGATGTCCAGCATGCCGTACATGATTTCCGCCGCGCGGCGATCATCCTGCCAGCGCAGCCGCTCGGTCGGCTCGATTCGCGCGGGCATATTCACTGCCAATTCTTTCACGTAAAGCACATACAACGCGCCCTTGCGAAAACGCGCTTCTTCCAAAGCAAATTTCAACACCGGCGTAATCCCTCGCGCCGCGACCATGATGGATTGTTCAATATCCAGTTTGATCCGCATGTCCGCCCATTTTTCCGGCGAAACCGCCTCGGCCACGTCCTTGGTTAGCGTCACCGTTTGCAAACCCGCGCGCTTCATCGAATACGCGCGCAACGCAAAACCGATTCCCACCACGCAAACCGCAAAGAACAACGCCGCGTGTTTCGTGTTCGCAATCGTGATTTCCACCGCCAGCAAAATGAGGAACGTCACGCCCATGATGGCGCGCTCGTGCCAGATCAGCCCCAGCTTTTTATTATACCAACACGAGCCCAGGTTCACCGCGATCGCCCCCACCACGCCGATGGCATACATATCCGCGAGCGAATCCAGATCATCAGTCACCATCGTCAGGCAAAACGGCAGCGCCACGCCGATCACCAGCGGAACCCACGGCACGCCGTGATTGTTCAACTTCGCAAAATTTTTCGGCATCTCGCCATCGCGCGCGAGCATGTAGATCAGTCCGATCATCGCGCTGATCGCCGTGTTCACCGCGCTCAACAGCAGCAGTCCGACCACGATTCCGATGAGCCAGCTCAGGCTTTTGCCAAAATGTTCGCCGCTCCAGCCGAGATAATTTCCCATGTGGGCGTCCCAAAAAAGCCGTCCGTAATGTTCGCCCAGATAATTGAGCATGTCCTCATGGCGCGCGGTGATCTCCGGGCCTAAATTGCGCGGCAGTGAAAGCATCGCCCAGCCCAGCAACGCCGTGCCGAACACCACTTCAATCGCCACTGGAAAAATCGCCTTCGCCGCCGTCTTCGCCACGATCGGCACCTCCTCCGTGCAACCCTCATCCAGTTTCAACACCCCCGTGAGATTCGCAATCGCCTCCACACCGCTCAACGCCAGGATGACACCCACGAACGCCACCCAATTCGTCTTCGAAAATAGATGCCCGTTATATGCCAAATGCTCGAACGTCAAATACGGCAAACTCAGCGCAATAATAAGGATCACCACCGCCACCATCGGAATCGCCAGCGACACCGCCAAACTTCCACTGTGTTTCGGCCCGAAATAATTGATGAATCCCACCAGCACAATCACGCCCAGCGTCGCATACTTCACATAATCATGCGGCACTCCCAAATAAATCATCGCATCCCAGCCGCTCAGCGCCGCCGTCACGATAAAATCCGCCAGCAGCAACAACGATCCCAGCACCGCCAGCACGCGGCTCTGTTCCCGCGCCGCCGAATACACGCCGCCGCCGTCCGGGAAATGTTTGCAGACGATGACGTAGTTATATCCCACGAGTCCGGTAAACGCGCACACCGCGAGGATGATGGGAAACGAAGCGAATTGCGCCGCGACGAACGCGAAGCCGATGACATACGCTTTGCTCGTGCCCCAGTCGCCGTAGAGAAAAGCCGCTGCCCGCGCCCAGCCGACATTGCGTGGCCGATGAACTCCGCCCCCGCTCATCGGGTCACCGTCAGGTTGGGCCGAATACTATTACCAGTCGAGATCATGAATTCCGATTGCCGAAAGATTTCAATCTGCATTTTCGTGCGAAGATGTGACGTTAAAAAATGCTTAACGTCAAATAGAATTGCGAAAAAACCCAACAAATACAATGGTTTTGGGAGTTATAAATTTGCCCATTTTGGACAAAAAGCAACTTTTACGTCAGGCGGTGAGACGATGGTCGGAGCGACAGGATTTGAACCTGCGACGTCTTGGTCCCAAACCAAGTGCTCTACCAGGCTGAGCTACGCTCCGAGTGATCGGACGCTCATCATCGCTAAAAAGCCGCCGGGTGCAAACTATATTTGCATTTTTCGCCACCGGTTCTTGCTGGACGCCGCGCCCCTTGGTGTTAAAGTTCTTATGACAGGTTGCCTAAACGCCTGCCGGCCAATTACCGGGCGGCTGCATGAGTGATTTTAAATTTCCATGTCCCAAGTGCGGGGAAAAAATTCCCTGCGATACCGCCACCGTTGGCGCGCAAATCGTCTGTCCTGGATGCAAAACTATGTTGAATGTTCCCACCACGCCCGCCGCTCCCCAAAAAATCAACCTTCGCCGCCCGGACATCATGGAGACCGTCCAGGCCCAGGTGCTCTCGCATTATCGCAGCGAACTCGTCGAACGCATCCGCGCCAATGGCAACATGCTTTCCTCCGGCGAACTGACGGTGAAGCTCGCCAAGGAATTCGGTTTTTGCTATGGCGTCGAACGCGCCATTGATCTCGCCTACGCCGCCCGCAAATATTTTCCGCCCGAGAAACCCATCTATCTCCTCGGCGAAATCATTCACAACCCCGAGGTCAACGACCAGATTCGCAACATGGGTATCCAGATCATCTCGCCCAAGCCGACCGATGAGGAGATCGCCCGCTTGACCGCCGACGATGTCGTGATGATCCCCGCCTTCGGCACCGAGGTTGGCACGCGCAAAAAGATTGAAGCCAAAGGCTGCCAGCTTGTGGACACCACCTGCGGCGACGTGATGAGTGTCTGGAAACGCGTGCGCCAATACTCCAAGGAAAACGTCACGAGTATCATCCACGGCAAAGCCAAGCACGAGGAAACCAAGGCCACCACTTCTCAGGCGCGCGCTTATGGCGCCGGCCATTATCTCGTCGTATTCACGCTCGCCGAGACGGATTACGTTTGCAGCTACATTTTGAACGGCGGCAACAAAACGGAATTTCTCGATAAATTCAAAGGCGCGCATTCCGAAGGCTTCGACCCGGATGTAGACTTGCGCGCTATCGGCGTCGCCAATCAAACCACCATGCTTCGCGGTGAAACCGAAGAAGTCCAGCGCCGCTTGAAGACCGCCATGATCCAAAAATACGGTGCCAGCGAGGTCGAAAAACATTTTCGTTTCTTCGACACCATTTGCGGCGCCACGCAGGACCGCCAGGACGCCCTCGAAAAACTTCTCCGCGAACCGATGGATTTGCTGCTCGTCATCGGCGGCTACAATTCCTCCAACACTTCCCATCTCGCGGAAATGGGCGAAGCCAAGTTGCCGACCTATTTCATCAAGAACGCCGCCAAGATGGCCTCGGACAAATTGATTTGCCACTACGACCAGCACAAGGGCAAGGAAGTCGAAACGCAGAATTGGTTTCCGCCCGGCAAAATCACCGTGGGCATCACCGCCGGCGCTTCGTGTCCGAACAACTTGATCGAAGACACCATTCGCCGGTTGTTCGAACTGCGCGGTATTTCCGTTCGCGAACTTTTGCAGTAAGCGGCTCTATCTATTGCCGCGTTCCGCCATTAACTCATAGCCTATTTATTTAATCCCATGCCCCGCACTCGCCAGGAACTCGAACAGATCGAACGCCAAATCCTCGCCCCCTACGCCCAATTCAGCGTCGACACCCGCGGCCGCAAATACAAGGAAGCCC contains:
- a CDS encoding 4-hydroxy-3-methylbut-2-enyl diphosphate reductase — its product is MLNVPTTPAAPQKINLRRPDIMETVQAQVLSHYRSELVERIRANGNMLSSGELTVKLAKEFGFCYGVERAIDLAYAARKYFPPEKPIYLLGEIIHNPEVNDQIRNMGIQIISPKPTDEEIARLTADDVVMIPAFGTEVGTRKKIEAKGCQLVDTTCGDVMSVWKRVRQYSKENVTSIIHGKAKHEETKATTSQARAYGAGHYLVVFTLAETDYVCSYILNGGNKTEFLDKFKGAHSEGFDPDVDLRAIGVANQTTMLRGETEEVQRRLKTAMIQKYGASEVEKHFRFFDTICGATQDRQDALEKLLREPMDLLLVIGGYNSSNTSHLAEMGEAKLPTYFIKNAAKMASDKLICHYDQHKGKEVETQNWFPPGKITVGITAGASCPNNLIEDTIRRLFELRGISVRELLQ